A region from the Perca fluviatilis chromosome 16, GENO_Pfluv_1.0, whole genome shotgun sequence genome encodes:
- the atp1b2b gene encoding sodium/potassium-transporting ATPase subunit beta-2b isoform X1, with amino-acid sequence MAKDGEKTGWKEYIWNPRTREFLGRTASSWGLILLFYLVFYIFLAGLFTLTMYVMLQTLDDHKPTWQDRLSTPGMVIRPKTDDSYEIVYNIENTESWDMYAQALDKFLAPYNNSVQAEKNNDCVPDQYFLQEDSGDVKNNPKRSCQFNRTMLELCSGINDRYYGYQDGKPCIIIKLNRVIGMLPSKDGHAPFVTCGAKKYKVGKDQWKEDSDKIGELLYFPPNGTFNLMYYPYYGKKAQVNYSQPLVAVKFLNITANQDVNIECRINANNIPIGSDRDKFSGRVSFKLRINTIN; translated from the exons ATGGCAAAGGATGGAGAAAAAACCGGGTGGAAGGAATATATATGGAACCCGAGGACGAGGGAGTTCCTGGGCAGGACGGCGAGCAGCTGGG GTCTTATTCTTCTCTTCTATTTAGTTTTCTACATCTTCCTGGCCGGCTTGTTTACACTCACTATGTATGTCATGCTGCAGACCTTGGACGACCACAAACCAACCTGGCAAGACAGGCTCTCCACACCAG GCATGGTGATTAGACCCAAAACAGATGACTCCTATGAGATTGTCTATAACATCGAGAACACTGAGAGCTGGGACATGTACGCTCAAGCCCTGGACAAGTTCCTGGCAC CCTACAACAACTCCGTCCAGGCCGAGAAAAATAACGATTGCGTCCCAGACCAGTACTTCCTGCAGGAGGACAGCGGCGATGTCAAGAACAACCCCAAGCGCTCCTGTCAGTTCAACCGTACCATGCTGGAGCTATGCTCTGGAATCAATGATCGTTACTATGGATACCAGGATGGCAAGCCATGCATCATCATCAAGCTGAATCGG GTGATTGGGATGCTGCCAAGTAAGGATGGACATGCTCCGTTTGTCACCTGTGGTGCAAAG AAATACAAAGTTGGCAAAGATCAGTGG AAAGAAGACTCTGACAAAATTGGAGAGTTGCTGTATTTCCCTCCAAATGGCACTTTCAACCTTATGTACTACCCTTACTATGGAAAGAAAGCTCAG GTGAACTACTCTCAGCCTTTGGTCGCCGTCAAGTTCCTTAATATTACTGCCAATCAAGATGTCAACATCGAGTGCAGGATCAACGCCAACAACATTCCCATTGGAAGTGACAGAGACAAGTTTTCCGGAAGAGTGTCTTTCAAGCTGAGGATCAACACTATCAACTAG
- the atp1b2b gene encoding sodium/potassium-transporting ATPase subunit beta-2b isoform X2 — protein MAKDGEKTGWKEYIWNPRTREFLGRTASSWGLILLFYLVFYIFLAGLFTLTMYVMLQTLDDHKPTWQDRLSTPGMVIRPKTDDSYEIVYNIENTESWDMYAQALDKFLAPYNNSVQAEKNNDCVPDQYFLQEDSGDVKNNPKRSCQFNRTMLELCSGINDRYYGYQDGKPCIIIKLNRVIGMLPSKDGHAPFVTCGAKKEDSDKIGELLYFPPNGTFNLMYYPYYGKKAQVNYSQPLVAVKFLNITANQDVNIECRINANNIPIGSDRDKFSGRVSFKLRINTIN, from the exons ATGGCAAAGGATGGAGAAAAAACCGGGTGGAAGGAATATATATGGAACCCGAGGACGAGGGAGTTCCTGGGCAGGACGGCGAGCAGCTGGG GTCTTATTCTTCTCTTCTATTTAGTTTTCTACATCTTCCTGGCCGGCTTGTTTACACTCACTATGTATGTCATGCTGCAGACCTTGGACGACCACAAACCAACCTGGCAAGACAGGCTCTCCACACCAG GCATGGTGATTAGACCCAAAACAGATGACTCCTATGAGATTGTCTATAACATCGAGAACACTGAGAGCTGGGACATGTACGCTCAAGCCCTGGACAAGTTCCTGGCAC CCTACAACAACTCCGTCCAGGCCGAGAAAAATAACGATTGCGTCCCAGACCAGTACTTCCTGCAGGAGGACAGCGGCGATGTCAAGAACAACCCCAAGCGCTCCTGTCAGTTCAACCGTACCATGCTGGAGCTATGCTCTGGAATCAATGATCGTTACTATGGATACCAGGATGGCAAGCCATGCATCATCATCAAGCTGAATCGG GTGATTGGGATGCTGCCAAGTAAGGATGGACATGCTCCGTTTGTCACCTGTGGTGCAAAG AAAGAAGACTCTGACAAAATTGGAGAGTTGCTGTATTTCCCTCCAAATGGCACTTTCAACCTTATGTACTACCCTTACTATGGAAAGAAAGCTCAG GTGAACTACTCTCAGCCTTTGGTCGCCGTCAAGTTCCTTAATATTACTGCCAATCAAGATGTCAACATCGAGTGCAGGATCAACGCCAACAACATTCCCATTGGAAGTGACAGAGACAAGTTTTCCGGAAGAGTGTCTTTCAAGCTGAGGATCAACACTATCAACTAG